One stretch of Candidatus Zixiibacteriota bacterium DNA includes these proteins:
- the waaF gene encoding lipopolysaccharide heptosyltransferase II translates to MKLIIRAPNWVGDGIMALPAIDNARDMTGASHIGVMARSTTASLYENHPDVSRVIRIDDKSSRVWGAKRAAALIKDEKYDIGIILPPSFSSALIFKLGKIRGRIGFAGDIRSMLLSRAIKSPTEKMHRIDEYLYLLEKMTGNKMACRPPVLYLSHDDITAGGKILKKHSLSYDDKFIAIAPQAIAPSRRWGADNYGQLAKRLVADFDCRVVLIGTSGNYEAGKKTRSYDERNIINLCGETSLLAAASILSFAKVFVGNDSGLAHLAGAVNCPIVVLSGADDPEETSPRCEKKFVVIKDDLDCISCVRNQCRLKGDDFMKCMNLILVDEVFDAAKKIISR, encoded by the coding sequence ATGAAATTAATAATTCGAGCTCCCAATTGGGTCGGTGACGGCATCATGGCCTTGCCTGCCATTGATAACGCTCGCGACATGACCGGTGCGAGCCATATTGGCGTAATGGCTCGTTCGACAACAGCTTCATTATATGAGAATCATCCTGATGTCAGTCGGGTGATCCGCATTGACGATAAGTCGTCACGTGTTTGGGGAGCAAAGCGGGCGGCGGCTTTAATTAAAGATGAAAAGTATGATATCGGTATAATCCTCCCGCCGTCATTTTCATCCGCTCTGATTTTTAAGTTAGGCAAAATTCGGGGGCGTATCGGGTTTGCCGGCGATATACGGTCGATGTTGCTTTCGCGAGCGATAAAGTCTCCCACCGAAAAAATGCATCGGATCGATGAGTATTTATATCTTCTCGAAAAAATGACCGGCAATAAAATGGCATGCCGTCCTCCGGTACTATATTTATCCCATGATGATATCACCGCGGGGGGAAAAATTCTGAAAAAACATTCATTGTCGTATGATGATAAATTTATTGCGATTGCGCCCCAGGCGATCGCTCCCTCCCGCCGCTGGGGGGCGGATAATTATGGCCAACTGGCGAAACGGCTGGTGGCCGATTTCGATTGCCGGGTAGTATTGATTGGAACTTCAGGCAATTATGAGGCGGGGAAAAAAACTCGCTCTTATGACGAACGAAATATTATCAATTTATGCGGAGAAACATCGCTTTTGGCCGCCGCATCAATATTATCTTTCGCGAAAGTGTTTGTCGGCAATGATTCTGGTTTGGCGCATCTGGCCGGAGCCGTAAATTGTCCCATCGTTGTGTTATCCGGCGCCGACGATCCGGAAGAAACATCGCCTCGATGTGAGAAAAAATTTGTCGTTATAAAAGATGATTTGGATTGCATCAGTTGCGTTCGCAATCAATGCCGCTTGAAAGGCGATGATTTTATGAAGTGCATGAATCTGATATTGGTCGATGAGGTATTTGATGCCGCCAAAAAGATTATCTCGCGGTAA